In Candidatus Goldiibacteriota bacterium, the following proteins share a genomic window:
- a CDS encoding LacI family DNA-binding transcriptional regulator: MKPVTIKDIAKKIDISYSTVSRALNNDEKINIDTRRLVKETAEAMSYFPNLTARGLVKGGAESIAFISTRFAAPFISSILDTFEQEAFYSKRYVHGIIPYSTRNEGDVRDNLLKSILKGRKADAVVMLTIKPPRKILDEYNRVGIPVLLIENRMKGAYSITLDNNAGAKAAAEHLIKRGSKNICLIVGETVQPPSREKHIAAVERKTAFLNVLQKHGVKLKENCINTIHAYTHEEGKESVDRFLKNGIKPDAVFCAAGDIVAMGVMERLKELKYRIPEDVAVIGYDDILAARHLNPPLTTVRQPLEEIGAMAFKMIIDAIDGKNIKRKSVLIKPDFVIRKSA, from the coding sequence ATGAAACCTGTTACAATAAAAGATATAGCGAAAAAAATTGATATCAGCTATTCAACTGTTTCCAGAGCGCTGAATAATGATGAGAAAATCAACATTGATACAAGAAGATTGGTAAAAGAAACCGCCGAAGCCATGTCGTATTTTCCAAATTTAACAGCCCGCGGGCTGGTTAAAGGCGGAGCGGAATCCATTGCTTTTATCAGCACCCGTTTCGCGGCTCCTTTTATTTCAAGTATTTTGGATACCTTTGAACAGGAAGCTTTTTATTCCAAAAGGTATGTTCATGGAATTATACCTTATTCAACCAGAAATGAAGGCGATGTCAGGGATAATCTTTTGAAAAGCATTTTAAAGGGTAGAAAAGCTGATGCTGTTGTTATGCTGACCATAAAACCGCCAAGAAAAATACTTGATGAATATAACAGGGTGGGGATTCCGGTGCTGCTGATAGAAAACAGGATGAAAGGCGCGTATTCAATAACCCTGGATAATAATGCCGGGGCAAAAGCCGCCGCGGAGCATCTGATAAAGAGAGGAAGTAAAAATATCTGTTTAATTGTGGGGGAAACGGTTCAGCCGCCCAGCCGTGAAAAACATATTGCGGCCGTCGAACGAAAAACCGCTTTTTTAAATGTACTTCAAAAACACGGGGTAAAATTAAAAGAAAACTGTATTAATACGATACATGCGTATACGCATGAAGAGGGAAAAGAATCAGTGGACCGTTTTTTGAAAAATGGAATTAAACCTGATGCTGTTTTTTGTGCCGCCGGTGATATAGTTGCTATGGGGGTTATGGAAAGGTTAAAGGAATTAAAATACAGGATACCGGAAGATGTTGCTGTCATAGGCTATGATGACATATTGGCGGCCAGGCATTTAAATCCGCCGCTGACCACTGTAAGGCAGCCGCTTGAAGAAATAGGGGCTATGGCATTTAAAATGATTATAGACGCAATTGACGGAAAAAATATTAAAAGAAAGAGTGTTTTAATAAAACCGGATTTCGTAATAAGAAAATCGGCTTAA